From Streptomyces sp. CMB-StM0423, a single genomic window includes:
- a CDS encoding tartrate dehydrogenase produces the protein MTTHRIAVIPGDGIGQEVTPAALEVLDAVGRRHGVEFAYTHLDWSCARYQREGAMMPEDGIERLRAYDAVFLGAVGAPGVPDHISLWGLLIPIRRAFRQYVNLRPVRVFEGMESPLRSAGPGDVDLVVVRENTEGEYSEIGGRLHRGFPEEMAVQEAVFTRAGVTRVLDYAFGLAGRRTGRLTSATKSNGIVHTMPFWDELVRERAAEHPKVAWDQEHIDALCAKVVLDPGRFDVIVASNLFGDILSDLTAAVAGSIGIAPSANLNPEGTYPSMFEPVHGSAPDIAGRGIADPIGAIWSAALMLDHLGHERAGAEVVDAIAATLAATDVRTPDLGGSASTEEFTRTVITRL, from the coding sequence ATGACAACACATCGGATCGCGGTCATCCCCGGGGACGGCATCGGGCAGGAGGTCACGCCCGCCGCGCTGGAGGTGCTGGACGCCGTCGGGCGGCGGCACGGGGTGGAGTTCGCGTACACACACCTCGACTGGTCCTGTGCCCGCTACCAGCGCGAAGGCGCGATGATGCCGGAGGACGGCATCGAGCGGCTGCGCGCGTACGACGCGGTGTTCCTGGGCGCGGTGGGCGCGCCGGGGGTGCCGGACCACATCTCGCTGTGGGGACTGCTCATCCCCATCCGCCGGGCCTTCCGGCAGTACGTGAACCTCCGGCCCGTGCGGGTCTTCGAGGGCATGGAGAGCCCGCTGCGGTCCGCGGGCCCCGGCGACGTCGACCTGGTCGTGGTGCGCGAGAACACCGAGGGCGAGTACAGCGAGATCGGCGGCCGGCTGCACCGCGGCTTCCCGGAGGAGATGGCCGTGCAGGAGGCGGTCTTCACCCGGGCCGGCGTCACCCGCGTCCTCGACTACGCCTTCGGCCTCGCCGGCCGCCGCACCGGCCGGCTCACCTCGGCGACCAAGTCCAACGGCATCGTGCACACCATGCCGTTCTGGGACGAGCTGGTACGCGAACGGGCCGCGGAGCACCCGAAGGTGGCGTGGGACCAGGAGCACATCGACGCGCTGTGCGCCAAGGTCGTCCTCGACCCCGGGAGGTTCGACGTGATCGTCGCCTCCAACCTCTTCGGCGACATCCTCAGCGACCTCACCGCGGCCGTCGCCGGCTCCATCGGCATCGCCCCGTCGGCGAACCTCAACCCCGAGGGCACGTACCCCTCGATGTTCGAGCCGGTGCACGGGTCCGCGCCGGACATCGCGGGCCGCGGGATCGCCGATCCGATCGGCGCCATCTGGTCGGCGGCGCTGATGCTCGACCACCTGGGCCACGAGCGGGCCGGCGCGGAGGTGGTCGACGCCATCGCCGCGACGCTCGCCGCCACCGACGTCCGCACCCCGGACCTGGGCGGCTCGGCGAGCACGGAGGAGTTCACCCGTACCGTGATCACCCGGCTCTGA
- a CDS encoding SLC13 family permease, producing the protein MKSDATAPRAKTDVEQALLGHATYRSLGEQKLSPQEEKFERGRRTTGFWLAPLVAIIFLALPLDMAPSQQTLGGILLGVIVLWVTEPVPIPVGGLIGVGAIVVLGVVPPDDALAPFGSSTIFTFIGAFILAQAMLKHGVARRFAFWILGLPGVGRSTFRLIAAFGVITCLLSAFVSNTATVAMLLPTALGILTVIAKMLQDRGLVEQDFDPTRLRIGAALVLMLAYGASVGGLLTPVGSPPNLIGRGLIEEATGEKISFAEWTATALPLCACMFVILVIVLLLLNKPEIRRIEGVEEYVREQRAALGKFSRAEWNTLIAFGITVALWITPGIVALAVGTEASAYTTVSDRLDEGIVAVLGAALLFILPTNWARREATLNWSDAARIDWGTILLFGTGIIFGSLLADTGLAETIGKESNDLLGFSSVFTITIFAAVLAVIVSETTSNTASAAVVVPIVIPIAMAAGVDPFVPALAATFAASFGFMLPVSTPQNAIAYGSGVVPITTMIRSGAGFDVLGVILIILGLPLMVAVTGIG; encoded by the coding sequence ATGAAGTCCGACGCCACGGCGCCACGTGCCAAGACCGACGTCGAGCAGGCACTGCTCGGCCATGCGACATACCGCAGCCTCGGCGAGCAGAAACTCTCGCCGCAGGAGGAGAAGTTCGAACGGGGGCGGCGGACCACCGGGTTCTGGCTGGCCCCGCTGGTCGCCATCATCTTTCTCGCGCTCCCGCTGGACATGGCGCCGAGCCAGCAGACGCTGGGCGGCATCCTGCTCGGCGTCATCGTGCTGTGGGTCACCGAGCCGGTGCCGATCCCGGTGGGCGGGCTCATCGGCGTCGGCGCGATCGTCGTCCTCGGCGTGGTGCCGCCGGACGACGCGCTGGCGCCCTTCGGCTCCTCCACGATCTTCACCTTCATCGGCGCGTTCATCCTCGCCCAGGCCATGCTCAAGCACGGCGTGGCCCGCCGGTTCGCGTTCTGGATCCTGGGCCTGCCGGGCGTGGGCCGCTCGACGTTCCGGCTGATCGCCGCCTTCGGCGTGATCACCTGCCTGCTGTCCGCGTTCGTCTCCAACACCGCGACGGTGGCGATGCTGCTGCCCACCGCGCTCGGCATCCTCACCGTGATCGCCAAGATGCTCCAGGACCGCGGCCTGGTGGAGCAGGACTTCGACCCCACGCGGCTGCGCATCGGTGCCGCGCTGGTACTCATGCTCGCGTACGGCGCCAGCGTCGGGGGCCTGCTCACCCCGGTCGGCAGCCCGCCGAACCTCATCGGCCGCGGCCTCATCGAGGAGGCCACCGGCGAGAAGATCTCCTTCGCCGAGTGGACGGCCACCGCGCTGCCGCTGTGCGCCTGCATGTTCGTGATCCTCGTCATCGTCCTGCTGCTGCTCAACAAGCCGGAGATCCGGCGGATCGAGGGCGTGGAGGAGTACGTACGCGAACAGCGCGCCGCGCTCGGCAAGTTCTCGCGGGCGGAGTGGAACACGCTGATCGCCTTCGGCATCACCGTGGCGCTGTGGATCACCCCGGGCATCGTCGCGCTCGCCGTGGGCACCGAGGCGTCCGCGTACACCACCGTCAGCGACCGGCTCGACGAGGGCATCGTGGCCGTGCTCGGCGCCGCGCTGCTGTTCATCCTGCCGACGAACTGGGCGCGCCGCGAGGCCACCCTCAACTGGAGCGACGCGGCCCGCATCGACTGGGGCACGATCCTGCTCTTCGGCACCGGCATCATCTTCGGCTCGCTGCTCGCCGACACCGGCCTGGCCGAGACCATCGGCAAGGAGTCCAACGACCTGCTCGGCTTCTCCAGCGTCTTCACCATCACGATCTTCGCGGCCGTGCTGGCGGTGATCGTCTCCGAGACGACGAGCAACACGGCCTCCGCGGCCGTGGTGGTGCCCATCGTCATCCCGATCGCGATGGCCGCCGGGGTCGATCCGTTCGTCCCGGCGCTGGCCGCGACCTTCGCCGCGTCCTTCGGCTTCATGCTGCCGGTCTCGACGCCGCAGAACGCCATCGCCTACGGCTCCGGCGTCGTGCCGATCACCACGATGATCCGCTCCGGCGCGGGCTTCGACGTCCTCGGGGTCATCCTGATCATCCTGGGGCTGCCGCTGATGGTCGCGGTCACCGGCATCGGCTAG
- a CDS encoding argininosuccinate synthase, with product MTERVVLAYSGGLDTSVAIGWIAAETGAEVIAVAVDVGQGGEDLDVIRKRALACGAVEAEVADARDEFADEYCLPAIKANALYMDRYPLVSALSRPTIVKHLVAAAQKHGAGTVAHGCTGKGNDQVRFEAGISSLAPGLKCIAPVRDYAMTRDKAIAFCEEKGLPIATTKKSPYSIDQNVFGRAVETGFLEDIWNAPIEDVYEYTQNPAVAREADEVVITFERGVPVALDGRPVTVLQAIQQLNERAGAQGVGRIDMVEDRLVGIKSREVYEAPGAIALITAHQELENVTVERELARYKRQVEQRWGELVYDGLWFSPLKRALDGFIQEANEHVTGEIRMTLHGGRAVVTGRRSPASLYDFNLATYDTGDTFDQSMSKGFIEIFGLSSKIAAGRDLAR from the coding sequence GTGACCGAGCGCGTCGTACTCGCCTACTCGGGCGGCCTGGACACCTCCGTCGCCATCGGCTGGATCGCCGCGGAGACGGGTGCCGAGGTCATCGCCGTCGCCGTGGACGTCGGCCAGGGCGGCGAGGACCTCGACGTGATCCGCAAGCGCGCGCTGGCCTGCGGCGCCGTGGAGGCCGAGGTCGCGGACGCCAGGGACGAGTTCGCCGACGAGTACTGCCTCCCGGCGATCAAGGCCAACGCCCTGTACATGGACCGCTACCCGCTGGTCTCCGCGCTCTCCCGGCCCACCATCGTCAAGCACCTCGTCGCCGCGGCCCAGAAGCACGGCGCCGGCACCGTCGCCCACGGCTGCACCGGCAAGGGCAACGACCAGGTCCGCTTCGAGGCCGGCATCTCCTCCCTGGCCCCGGGCCTGAAGTGCATCGCCCCCGTCCGGGACTACGCCATGACCCGGGACAAGGCCATCGCCTTCTGCGAGGAGAAGGGCCTGCCCATCGCGACCACCAAGAAGTCGCCGTACTCCATCGACCAGAACGTCTTCGGCCGGGCCGTCGAGACCGGCTTCCTGGAGGACATCTGGAACGCCCCGATCGAGGACGTCTACGAGTACACCCAGAACCCCGCCGTGGCCCGCGAGGCCGACGAGGTCGTCATCACCTTCGAGCGCGGCGTGCCCGTGGCGCTCGACGGCCGCCCCGTCACCGTGCTGCAGGCCATCCAGCAGCTCAACGAGCGGGCCGGGGCGCAGGGCGTGGGCCGGATCGACATGGTCGAGGACCGGCTCGTGGGCATCAAGTCCCGCGAGGTCTACGAGGCGCCCGGCGCCATCGCGCTGATCACCGCCCACCAGGAGCTGGAGAACGTCACCGTCGAGCGGGAGCTGGCGCGCTACAAGCGGCAGGTCGAGCAGCGCTGGGGCGAGCTGGTCTACGACGGCCTGTGGTTCTCGCCGCTCAAGCGGGCCCTGGACGGATTCATCCAGGAGGCGAACGAGCACGTCACCGGCGAGATCCGGATGACGCTGCACGGCGGCAGGGCCGTCGTCACCGGCCGGCGCTCGCCCGCCTCGCTCTACGACTTCAACCTCGCGACGTACGACACGGGCGACACCTTCGACCAGTCGATGTCCAAGGGCTTCATCGAGATCTTCGGCCTCTCCTCGAAGATCGCGGCCGGGCGGGACCTCGCCCGGTGA
- the argH gene encoding argininosuccinate lyase, which translates to MSDGTEGTAPQDVKLWGGRFADGPAAALERLSASVHFDMRLAPYDIAGSRAHARVLAGAGLLTADELNRMLAGLDHLETDVATGVFTATIADEDVHTALERGLLERLGPELGGKLRAGRSRNDQVATLFRMYLRDHARTLGGLLAELQEALVGLAEAHPDVAMPGRTHLQHAQPVLFAHHVLAHAQALSRDGERLRQWDERTAVSPYGSGALAGSSLGLDPEAVAAELGFERGSSGNSIDGTAARDFAAEFAFVTAMIGVDISRIAEEVILWATKEFSFVTLHDSFSTGSSIMPQKKNPDIAELARGKSGRLIGNLTGLMATLKALPLAYNRDLQEDKEPVFDSIDTLEVLLPAFTGMMATLTVNRERLEELAPAGFSLATDIAEWLVKQGVPFRVAHESAGECVKVCEAEGIELDQLTDEQFAKVSPHLTPEVRTVLTVPGALAARDARGGTAPAAVAVQLAEVKEDVAAQVSWAAATRQAGPAA; encoded by the coding sequence GTGAGCGACGGCACCGAGGGCACGGCGCCGCAGGACGTGAAGCTCTGGGGCGGCCGGTTCGCCGACGGCCCCGCCGCGGCGCTGGAGCGGCTGTCCGCGTCCGTCCACTTCGACATGCGGCTCGCCCCGTACGACATCGCCGGCTCGCGCGCGCACGCGCGGGTGCTGGCCGGGGCCGGGCTGCTGACGGCGGACGAGCTGAACCGGATGCTCGCCGGGCTCGACCACCTGGAGACGGACGTCGCGACCGGGGTGTTCACCGCCACCATCGCCGACGAGGACGTGCACACCGCGCTCGAACGCGGCCTGCTGGAGCGGCTCGGCCCCGAGCTCGGCGGCAAGCTGCGCGCCGGCCGGTCCCGCAACGACCAGGTCGCCACCCTCTTCCGGATGTACCTGCGCGACCACGCCCGCACCCTCGGCGGCCTCCTCGCCGAGCTGCAGGAGGCCCTCGTCGGCCTCGCCGAGGCGCACCCGGACGTCGCCATGCCGGGTCGTACGCACCTCCAGCACGCGCAGCCCGTGCTCTTCGCCCACCACGTGCTCGCGCACGCCCAGGCGCTCTCCCGGGACGGCGAGCGGCTGCGGCAGTGGGACGAGCGCACGGCCGTCTCGCCGTACGGGTCCGGGGCGCTCGCGGGCTCCTCGCTGGGCCTGGACCCCGAGGCCGTCGCCGCGGAGCTGGGCTTCGAGCGCGGCTCGTCCGGCAACTCCATCGACGGCACGGCCGCGCGGGACTTCGCCGCGGAGTTCGCATTCGTCACCGCGATGATCGGCGTCGACATCTCCCGCATCGCGGAAGAGGTCATCCTGTGGGCCACGAAGGAATTCTCCTTCGTCACCCTGCACGACTCCTTCTCGACCGGCAGCTCGATCATGCCGCAGAAGAAGAACCCGGACATCGCCGAGCTGGCGCGGGGCAAGTCGGGCCGGCTGATCGGCAACCTCACCGGGCTGATGGCGACGCTGAAGGCGCTCCCGCTCGCGTACAACCGCGATCTGCAGGAGGACAAGGAGCCGGTCTTCGACTCGATCGACACCCTTGAGGTCCTGCTGCCCGCGTTCACCGGCATGATGGCCACGCTCACGGTCAACCGGGAGCGGCTGGAGGAGCTGGCCCCGGCCGGCTTCTCGCTGGCCACCGACATCGCCGAGTGGCTGGTCAAGCAGGGCGTGCCGTTCCGCGTCGCGCACGAGAGCGCGGGGGAGTGCGTCAAGGTCTGCGAGGCCGAGGGCATCGAGCTCGACCAGCTCACCGACGAGCAGTTCGCGAAGGTCTCCCCGCATCTGACGCCCGAGGTACGGACCGTGCTCACCGTCCCCGGCGCGCTCGCCGCGCGCGACGCCCGCGGCGGCACCGCACCGGCGGCGGTCGCAGTGCAGCTCGCGGAGGTCAAGGAGGACGTGGCGGCGCAGGTGAGCTGGGCGGCGGCGACGCGGCAGGCGGGCCCCGCGGCGTAG
- a CDS encoding aldo/keto reductase, translating into MAFDRLTEVTTPAAHIGFGLAAVGRPAYLTTGRADDLPAGRGVEEMRARTHELLDAAYAQGVRYFDAARSYGRAEEFLADWLKQHPDARDAVVGSKWGYAYVGDWRADAEVHEVKDHGVDAYDRQREESAELLGDRLDLYQIHSLTPDSPALTDTDLHRRLAALAANGVTVGFSTSGPEQAAAVRAALEVTVEGERLFDTVQSTYNVLEPAVGEALAEAHDAGLTVIVKEGLANGRLAGADAPAELRAVAAECGAEPDAVALAAVLRRPWAGVVLSGAATTAQLHSNLAAAAVDLDPAQYDRLAALAEPAADYWQRRAATPWS; encoded by the coding sequence ATGGCGTTCGACCGACTGACCGAAGTGACGACGCCCGCCGCCCACATCGGCTTCGGGCTCGCCGCCGTGGGCCGCCCCGCGTACCTCACCACGGGACGCGCCGACGACCTCCCCGCCGGTCGGGGCGTCGAGGAGATGCGTGCCCGCACCCACGAGCTGCTGGACGCCGCCTACGCCCAGGGTGTGCGGTACTTCGACGCCGCCCGCTCCTACGGCCGGGCCGAGGAGTTCCTCGCCGACTGGCTGAAGCAGCACCCGGACGCCCGGGACGCGGTCGTCGGCAGCAAATGGGGCTACGCGTACGTCGGCGACTGGCGCGCGGACGCCGAGGTGCACGAGGTCAAGGACCACGGCGTCGACGCCTACGACCGGCAGCGTGAGGAGTCCGCGGAGCTCCTCGGCGACCGCCTCGACCTCTACCAGATCCACTCCCTCACCCCCGACAGCCCGGCGCTCACCGACACCGACCTGCACCGGCGCCTCGCCGCCCTGGCCGCGAACGGCGTCACGGTCGGCTTCTCCACCAGCGGCCCCGAGCAGGCCGCGGCGGTACGGGCCGCGCTGGAGGTCACCGTCGAGGGCGAGCGGCTCTTCGACACCGTGCAGAGCACGTACAACGTGCTGGAGCCGGCGGTCGGCGAGGCGCTGGCCGAGGCGCACGACGCCGGGCTGACGGTGATCGTCAAGGAGGGCCTGGCCAACGGCCGCCTCGCCGGCGCCGACGCGCCCGCAGAACTGCGCGCCGTCGCCGCCGAGTGCGGCGCGGAGCCCGACGCCGTGGCGCTCGCCGCCGTGCTGCGCCGGCCGTGGGCAGGCGTCGTGCTCTCCGGCGCCGCCACCACCGCGCAACTGCACTCCAACCTCGCCGCTGCGGCGGTCGACCTCGACCCCGCGCAGTACGACCGCCTCGCGGCCCTCGCCGAGCCCGCCGCCGACTACTGGCAGCGGCGCGCGGCGACCCCCTGGTCGTAG
- a CDS encoding AAA family ATPase → MTTTTPAGPGPAAAPGPGTALLEQALFEVKRVIVGQDRMVERLLTAVLARGHCLLQGVPGVAKTLAAASLATVSGGTFHRIQFTPDLVPSDITGTRIYRPSSESFTVEPGPVAANFVLADEINRAPAKVQSALLEVMAERQVSIGGRTIPMPEPFLVLATQNPIESEGVYQLPEAQRDRFLLKVDVSAPTEDEELAILYRMSVDPPAARRVLAPHTLAALQRRADEVFVHHALAQYAVRLVLATRELAARGDAAGGGRLAYGAGPRATLGLVAAARALALLRGREYVLPGDIAALAHEVIAHRLVLSFDALADGITPESVVDEVLAAAPQPRVTPRQAEDAAAGGPAETASAGSAGSGRKAGRAA, encoded by the coding sequence GTGACCACCACCACCCCTGCAGGACCGGGGCCCGCCGCCGCGCCGGGCCCCGGGACGGCACTCCTGGAACAGGCGCTCTTCGAGGTCAAGCGGGTGATCGTCGGCCAGGACCGGATGGTCGAGCGGCTGCTGACCGCCGTGCTGGCCCGCGGGCACTGCCTGCTCCAGGGCGTGCCGGGCGTCGCCAAGACGCTGGCGGCGGCCAGCCTGGCGACCGTGTCGGGCGGCACGTTCCACCGCATCCAGTTCACGCCCGACCTGGTGCCCTCCGACATCACCGGCACCCGCATCTACCGGCCCTCCAGCGAGTCGTTCACCGTCGAGCCCGGGCCGGTCGCCGCCAACTTCGTGCTCGCCGACGAGATCAACCGGGCCCCCGCCAAGGTCCAGTCCGCGCTGCTCGAAGTCATGGCCGAGCGGCAGGTCAGCATCGGCGGCCGGACCATCCCCATGCCCGAGCCGTTCCTCGTCCTGGCCACCCAGAACCCCATCGAGTCCGAGGGCGTCTACCAGTTGCCCGAGGCCCAGCGCGACCGCTTCCTGCTCAAGGTCGACGTCTCCGCGCCCACCGAGGACGAGGAGCTGGCGATCCTCTACCGGATGAGCGTCGACCCGCCCGCCGCCCGCCGGGTGCTCGCGCCGCACACCCTCGCGGCCCTCCAGCGCCGCGCCGACGAGGTGTTCGTCCACCACGCCCTCGCGCAGTACGCGGTACGCCTCGTCCTCGCCACCCGCGAACTCGCCGCCCGCGGCGACGCCGCGGGCGGCGGGCGGCTCGCGTACGGCGCGGGGCCGCGGGCCACGCTCGGTCTGGTGGCGGCGGCGCGGGCGCTGGCGCTGCTGCGCGGGCGCGAGTACGTGCTGCCCGGCGACATCGCGGCACTCGCCCACGAGGTCATCGCCCACCGGCTGGTGCTCTCCTTCGACGCGCTCGCCGACGGCATCACGCCCGAGTCGGTCGTCGACGAGGTGCTGGCCGCCGCGCCGCAGCCCCGCGTCACGCCGCGCCAGGCGGAGGACGCGGCGGCCGGCGGCCCGGCAGAGACCGCGAGCGCCGGGAGTGCCGGGAGCGGCCGGAAGGCGGGGAGGGCGGCATGA
- a CDS encoding DUF58 domain-containing protein has product MSATGRAAGATAPGVPGSPSLAELTPEQALRHLRLIFTRRPDGLLQGDHTALVPGPGGEPDESRRYAPGVDDVRRMDWNATARTTVPHVRMTLADRELTTWIVLDASASMDFGTGRMEKRDLAVGAAAAVAFLTERAGNRLGAQLVRPDGIQRIPAGSGRRHLMRVLRTALERPRAPAGPQTHTLAEAVAALQRTERHRGLVAVVSDFLEPGWEQPLRALARRHQVLAVEVVDPRELQLPPVGLLTVVDPESGRRREIPTYSRRLRERYAAAAAEQRAAIARALRAAGAARLPLRTDRDWVRDIARYAAAQRRGAGGAA; this is encoded by the coding sequence ATGAGCGCGACAGGCAGAGCGGCGGGTGCCACGGCCCCGGGCGTGCCCGGCTCGCCGTCGCTTGCCGAACTCACCCCGGAACAGGCGCTCCGGCACCTGCGGCTCATCTTCACCCGCCGCCCCGACGGCCTCCTCCAGGGTGACCACACCGCCCTCGTCCCCGGCCCCGGCGGCGAGCCGGACGAGAGCCGCCGGTACGCCCCCGGTGTCGACGACGTACGCCGCATGGACTGGAACGCCACCGCCCGCACCACCGTGCCGCACGTGCGGATGACCCTCGCGGACCGCGAACTGACCACCTGGATCGTCCTCGACGCCAGCGCCAGCATGGACTTCGGCACCGGCCGGATGGAGAAGCGCGACCTCGCCGTCGGCGCCGCCGCGGCCGTCGCGTTCCTCACCGAGCGCGCGGGCAACCGCCTCGGCGCCCAGCTCGTCCGCCCCGACGGCATCCAGCGCATTCCCGCCGGCAGCGGGCGGCGGCACCTGATGCGGGTGCTGCGCACCGCGCTCGAACGCCCCCGCGCGCCCGCGGGCCCGCAGACCCACACACTCGCCGAGGCGGTGGCCGCGCTGCAGCGCACGGAGCGCCACCGCGGACTGGTCGCCGTCGTCTCCGACTTCCTCGAACCGGGCTGGGAGCAGCCGCTGCGGGCCCTGGCCCGGCGGCACCAGGTCCTGGCCGTCGAGGTCGTCGACCCCCGGGAGCTGCAACTGCCCCCGGTGGGACTGCTGACCGTCGTGGACCCGGAGTCGGGCCGGCGCCGCGAGATCCCCACGTACTCCAGGCGCCTGCGGGAACGGTACGCCGCCGCCGCGGCGGAGCAGCGCGCGGCGATCGCCCGTGCCCTGCGAGCCGCGGGCGCGGCACGGCTGCCACTGCGCACGGACCGCGACTGGGTCCGGGACATCGCCCGCTACGCGGCGGCACAGCGCCGAGGCGCAGGCGGTGCGGCATGA
- a CDS encoding VWA domain-containing protein produces the protein MSLASPGWLVLLVPLAGLVGAYVVMQARRSRYAVRFTNVDLLDKVMPRRPGWRRHVPATAFCAMAGLLIVGFARPTAETEVPRERATIMVALDVSASMRATDVQPSRFTAAQDAAQAFVTELPERFNVGLVTFGGTSTVALPPTTDREAMRRALDRLDTRQGTAIGEAVFSSAEAIRTLDEQAGREPPPAHVVLLSDGQNTTGRATPAAAEEAAAAGIPVSTIAYGTEGGTIDLAGGQSVPVPVDAPALEELATATGGAFHEAASGEELQAVYEDIGSSVGYRTEEREIWQWFVAAALIAALLAAATSLLWFSRLP, from the coding sequence ATGAGCCTCGCCTCGCCCGGGTGGCTCGTGCTGCTCGTGCCGCTCGCCGGTCTGGTCGGCGCGTACGTCGTCATGCAGGCCCGGCGCAGCCGCTACGCCGTGCGGTTCACCAACGTCGACCTGCTCGACAAGGTCATGCCCCGCCGCCCCGGCTGGCGCCGCCACGTGCCGGCCACCGCGTTCTGCGCCATGGCCGGGCTGCTCATCGTCGGCTTCGCCCGGCCCACCGCCGAGACCGAAGTGCCGCGGGAGCGGGCGACCATCATGGTCGCGCTGGACGTGTCCGCCTCGATGCGGGCCACCGACGTGCAGCCGTCGCGGTTCACCGCCGCGCAGGACGCCGCCCAGGCGTTCGTCACCGAACTGCCCGAGCGGTTCAACGTCGGGCTCGTCACCTTCGGCGGCACCTCCACCGTCGCGCTCCCGCCGACCACCGACCGCGAGGCCATGCGCCGCGCGCTCGACCGGCTGGACACCCGGCAGGGCACCGCGATCGGCGAGGCGGTGTTCTCCTCCGCCGAGGCGATCCGCACGCTCGACGAACAGGCCGGGCGCGAACCGCCGCCCGCGCACGTCGTGCTGCTCTCCGACGGGCAGAACACCACGGGCCGCGCCACGCCCGCCGCCGCCGAGGAGGCGGCCGCGGCCGGGATCCCGGTGTCCACGATCGCGTACGGCACCGAGGGCGGCACCATCGACCTGGCCGGCGGGCAGAGCGTGCCGGTGCCGGTCGACGCACCCGCGCTGGAGGAGCTGGCCACCGCGACCGGCGGCGCGTTCCACGAGGCCGCCTCCGGCGAGGAGTTGCAGGCCGTGTACGAGGACATCGGCAGCTCCGTCGGCTACCGCACCGAGGAGCGCGAGATCTGGCAGTGGTTCGTCGCCGCCGCGCTGATCGCCGCGCTGCTGGCCGCGGCCACCTCCCTGCTGTGGTTCTCGCGCCTACCGTGA
- a CDS encoding S1C family serine protease, which translates to MTHARPGLGEPRGPAFTAGDRPGAAAPRPAGGPPQAGPVPPASPYRVPVAPAPTPPPAPRRAANRALAVAVVAAVLAGGAAGFAAGGIRGPGGGEEAAAGAPPPAAAGRNPGDLDSVAARVLPSVVSVQAGERQGSGFVFDDRGRILTNAHVVGTATDATVVLHSGRRVDAEVLGRDTGRDVAVLEVAGSYAPRALPMGRAADLSVADSVLAIGSPLGLSGTVTAGIVSAVDREVSLGGGAQQRAVQTDASINPGNSGGPLVDAAGRVVGINTAIASLDRGSSGSIGIGFAVPVEDAVRAADSLIDGD; encoded by the coding sequence GTGACCCACGCCCGTCCCGGCCTCGGCGAGCCCCGCGGCCCCGCGTTCACCGCAGGCGACCGCCCCGGCGCCGCCGCCCCGCGCCCCGCGGGCGGGCCCCCGCAGGCCGGGCCGGTGCCGCCGGCGTCCCCGTACCGCGTCCCCGTGGCGCCCGCACCGACCCCGCCCCCGGCGCCCCGCCGCGCGGCGAACCGAGCCCTGGCCGTCGCCGTCGTCGCCGCAGTCCTCGCCGGCGGCGCGGCCGGGTTCGCCGCCGGCGGGATACGCGGCCCCGGGGGCGGTGAGGAGGCGGCGGCCGGCGCGCCCCCACCGGCCGCCGCCGGGCGGAACCCGGGCGACCTCGACAGCGTCGCCGCCCGGGTGCTGCCCAGCGTGGTGTCCGTACAGGCCGGCGAACGGCAGGGCTCCGGCTTCGTCTTCGACGACCGCGGCCGCATCCTCACCAACGCCCACGTCGTCGGCACCGCCACCGACGCCACCGTGGTGCTGCACAGCGGCCGCCGGGTGGACGCGGAGGTGCTGGGCCGCGACACCGGCCGGGACGTGGCGGTGCTGGAGGTGGCGGGCTCGTACGCCCCGCGCGCCCTGCCCATGGGCCGCGCCGCGGACCTGTCCGTCGCCGACTCGGTGCTGGCCATCGGCTCGCCGCTGGGCCTGTCCGGCACCGTCACCGCCGGCATCGTCAGCGCCGTCGACCGCGAGGTCTCCCTCGGCGGCGGCGCCCAGCAGCGGGCGGTGCAGACGGACGCCTCCATCAACCCCGGCAACTCCGGCGGCCCGCTCGTCGACGCCGCGGGCCGGGTCGTCGGCATCAACACCGCCATCGCCTCGCTGGACCGGGGCAGCAGCGGCTCGATCGGCATCGGCTTCGCCGTACCCGTGGAGGACGCGGTCCGGGCGGCGGACTCCCTCATCGACGGCGATTAG